A window from Streptomyces sp. NBC_00299 encodes these proteins:
- a CDS encoding S41 family peptidase has product MSGRDLFCQPRRFGRGAALTLVFASVLVAGAATGSLPGPDRKTPADAAGSAAPAGRHVDVAEAAAEAMAAGKSPMEAAERAVSRSGDRWSAVYSQGEYEEFEEALDGEYTGVGLWARRERDGRIEVTKVRAGSPAAVAGIRSGDLVRSIDGRKVDGRPVTEVVSLLRGDATDADAGTAVEVGMERGTRAWDLTLRRARLSTDSVTVRELADGATVIKIASFTKGSGDAVREAVRQAPAATGVVLDLRGNSGGLVTEAVTAASAFLDGGLVATYDVDGDQRALHAEPDGDTARPLVAVVDGGTMSAAELLTGALQDRGRAVVVGTRTFGKGSVQMPSRLPDGSVAELTVGHYRTPSGRTVDGRGITPDLEADQQVLERAETVLSGLGDS; this is encoded by the coding sequence ATGTCAGGTCGTGACCTGTTCTGTCAGCCCCGCCGCTTCGGCCGCGGGGCCGCCCTGACATTGGTCTTCGCGAGCGTGCTCGTCGCCGGTGCCGCGACCGGCTCGCTGCCCGGCCCTGACCGGAAAACCCCCGCCGACGCCGCAGGTTCGGCCGCTCCGGCGGGCCGGCACGTGGATGTCGCCGAGGCGGCCGCCGAGGCCATGGCCGCGGGCAAGTCCCCCATGGAGGCCGCCGAGCGCGCGGTCAGCCGCAGCGGGGACCGCTGGAGCGCCGTCTACTCCCAGGGCGAGTACGAGGAGTTCGAGGAGGCCCTCGACGGCGAGTACACCGGCGTCGGGCTGTGGGCGCGCCGAGAGCGCGACGGCCGTATCGAGGTGACGAAGGTGCGGGCGGGGTCGCCCGCGGCCGTCGCCGGGATCCGCTCGGGCGACCTGGTGCGCAGCATCGACGGCAGGAAGGTCGACGGGCGTCCGGTCACCGAGGTCGTCTCGTTACTGCGGGGCGACGCGACCGACGCGGACGCCGGTACGGCCGTGGAGGTGGGGATGGAGCGCGGCACGCGCGCGTGGGACCTCACGCTGCGCCGGGCCCGGCTGTCCACCGACTCGGTCACCGTGCGGGAACTCGCCGACGGCGCCACCGTCATCAAAATCGCCTCCTTCACCAAGGGCTCCGGCGACGCGGTCCGCGAAGCCGTCCGCCAGGCCCCGGCCGCCACCGGTGTCGTCCTCGACCTGCGGGGCAACTCCGGCGGGCTGGTCACCGAGGCCGTCACCGCCGCCTCCGCCTTCCTCGACGGCGGCCTCGTCGCCACCTACGACGTCGACGGCGACCAGCGCGCCCTGCACGCCGAACCCGACGGCGACACCGCCAGGCCCCTCGTCGCGGTCGTCGACGGAGGCACGATGAGCGCGGCCGAGCTGCTCACCGGCGCCCTGCAGGACCGCGGCCGCGCGGTCGTCGTGGGCACCCGCACCTTCGGCAAGGGCTCGGTCCAGATGCCGAGCCGCCTCCCCGACGGCTCCGTCGCCGAGCTGACCGTCGGGCACTACCGCACCCCCTCCGGGCGAACTGTCGACGGCCGTGGCATCACCCCCGACCTGGAGGCCGACCAACAGGTCCTGGAGCGGGCCGAGACGGTCCTCAGCGGTCTCGGCGACTCGTAA
- the smpB gene encoding SsrA-binding protein SmpB, whose product MYVPKESQPKQGGGAAGKAGRDGEKGGKRKIVAQNKKARHDYAIIDTFEAGLVLMGTEVKSLREGRTSLTDGFVQIDGGEAWLHNAHIPEYHQGSWTNHSARRKRKLLLHREEIDKLEAKSQETGHTIVPLALYFKDGRAKAEIALARGKKEYDKRQTLREKQDRRESDRAIASAKRRQRAQ is encoded by the coding sequence ATGTACGTACCCAAGGAGTCCCAGCCCAAGCAGGGCGGCGGGGCGGCCGGCAAGGCGGGCCGAGACGGCGAGAAGGGCGGCAAGCGCAAGATCGTCGCCCAGAACAAGAAGGCCCGGCACGACTACGCGATCATCGACACCTTCGAGGCCGGCCTGGTCCTCATGGGCACCGAGGTCAAGTCGCTGCGTGAGGGTCGGACCTCGCTGACCGACGGCTTCGTCCAGATCGACGGGGGTGAGGCGTGGCTGCACAACGCCCACATCCCCGAGTATCACCAGGGCAGCTGGACCAACCACTCCGCGCGCCGCAAGCGCAAGCTGCTGCTGCACCGCGAGGAGATCGACAAGCTGGAGGCGAAGTCCCAGGAGACGGGTCACACGATCGTGCCCCTCGCCCTGTACTTCAAGGACGGCCGCGCGAAGGCGGAGATCGCCCTGGCGCGAGGCAAGAAGGAGTACGACAAGCGCCAGACCCTGCGGGAGAAGCAGGACCGGCGGGAGTCGGACCGGGCGATCGCGTCGGCGAAGCGGCGGCAGCGCGCCCAGTAG
- a CDS encoding DUF4232 domain-containing protein yields the protein MPTASRTVPAALAGVLLLAACGSQSASQGDDATRARGAGAPVSAAPLCPSDFVQYGSPPPSVEPAVTPSGTPTPLPLPSSIDGPGEDGVKVTGLYAWGQDSGCDADFSAEFEVTNRGTEAATYTVTISFLSASGGAVDNVDQTVASVAPGRTVKAAVAMTKTAGHAPEVTGAEVLKVRSVPVGEVSSASGACPASGVHVYADRGDAAMGLRVVGLHLVNCGTRTYELNGYPRLELLDADHDIVDGVRILQGTDQISTGTGGTGRPQRVTLQPGEAAQSTLAWRNTTEAGVGDPVNVPYVRVRAKQGADPVTVMPELDLGTTGKLGVGPWKKGETYR from the coding sequence ATGCCTACCGCCTCGCGCACCGTCCCCGCTGCCCTCGCCGGTGTTCTGCTGCTGGCCGCGTGCGGTTCCCAGAGTGCCTCCCAGGGCGACGACGCGACGAGGGCTCGCGGCGCCGGGGCCCCGGTCAGCGCCGCGCCGCTGTGCCCGTCGGACTTCGTGCAGTACGGCAGCCCGCCGCCGTCCGTCGAACCGGCCGTCACCCCCTCCGGTACGCCGACGCCGCTGCCCCTGCCCTCCTCGATCGACGGTCCGGGCGAGGACGGGGTCAAGGTGACCGGCCTGTACGCCTGGGGGCAGGACAGCGGCTGTGACGCCGACTTCTCCGCCGAGTTCGAGGTCACCAACCGGGGGACGGAGGCGGCCACTTACACGGTGACCATCAGCTTCCTGTCGGCGTCCGGAGGTGCCGTCGACAACGTCGATCAGACCGTCGCGTCGGTCGCGCCGGGTCGGACCGTCAAGGCGGCCGTCGCGATGACGAAGACGGCAGGGCACGCACCCGAGGTGACGGGCGCGGAAGTGCTCAAGGTGCGCAGCGTTCCCGTCGGCGAGGTGTCGTCCGCCTCGGGGGCGTGCCCCGCGTCCGGGGTGCACGTCTACGCCGACCGGGGGGACGCCGCCATGGGGCTGCGCGTCGTCGGGCTGCATCTCGTCAACTGCGGCACCCGGACCTACGAGCTCAACGGCTACCCGCGGCTCGAACTCCTCGACGCGGACCACGACATCGTCGACGGCGTACGGATCCTCCAGGGCACCGATCAGATCAGCACCGGCACCGGTGGCACCGGCCGCCCGCAACGCGTGACCCTGCAGCCGGGTGAGGCCGCTCAGTCGACGTTGGCCTGGCGGAACACCACCGAGGCAGGCGTCGGTGACCCGGTCAACGTGCCGTACGTCCGGGTGCGGGCCAAGCAGGGTGCCGACCCCGTGACGGTGATGCCGGAACTGGACCTCGGGACGACCGGGAAGCTCGGCGTGGGGCCGTGGAAGAAGGGCGAGACGTACCGGTGA
- a CDS encoding extracellular catalytic domain type 1 short-chain-length polyhydroxyalkanoate depolymerase, with protein MTQTRAASRRIAVCASLLVALIAAFLTPGRAEAASLQEVTGFGSNPGALRMFRYVPDGLPAGRPVVVALHGCTQNASGYGTGSGWLQLADRWGFSVVLPQQQSANNASFCFNWFQSGDIARGQGEAASVAQMVDRQLADTSADASRVYATGLSAGGGMTAVMMAAYPEKFAAGGIVAGLPYGCAQAAASPYVCMYVGATQTPKQWGDRVRAARPGYAGSWPALVAFQGTADYTVKPVNMTDLVKQWTDVHGSDQAADVSDTVAGYPHQVFRDGGGRAVVETYSVTGMGHGQPVDPGSGSEQCGTAGAYVLDVNLCAAYRMGRAWGLG; from the coding sequence ATGACACAGACCAGAGCCGCAAGTCGTCGAATCGCCGTCTGCGCGAGCCTTCTCGTCGCCCTGATCGCCGCCTTCCTCACGCCGGGCCGAGCCGAGGCCGCCTCCCTGCAGGAGGTCACCGGGTTCGGGTCCAACCCCGGGGCGCTGCGCATGTTCCGGTACGTCCCCGACGGGCTGCCCGCCGGACGGCCCGTGGTCGTCGCGCTGCACGGGTGCACGCAGAACGCCTCCGGATACGGCACCGGCAGCGGATGGCTCCAGCTGGCCGACCGCTGGGGCTTCTCCGTCGTGCTGCCGCAGCAGCAGAGCGCCAACAACGCCTCGTTCTGCTTCAACTGGTTCCAGAGCGGGGACATCGCGCGCGGCCAGGGCGAGGCCGCGTCCGTCGCCCAGATGGTCGACCGGCAACTCGCCGACACCTCCGCGGACGCGTCGCGCGTGTATGCCACCGGGCTGTCCGCCGGGGGCGGGATGACCGCGGTGATGATGGCGGCGTACCCGGAGAAGTTCGCGGCGGGCGGGATCGTCGCCGGGCTGCCGTACGGGTGTGCGCAGGCGGCCGCGTCACCGTATGTGTGCATGTACGTCGGGGCGACGCAGACCCCGAAGCAGTGGGGCGACCGGGTGCGGGCCGCCCGGCCGGGGTACGCAGGGTCCTGGCCGGCCCTCGTCGCCTTCCAGGGCACGGCCGACTACACCGTGAAGCCCGTCAACATGACCGACCTGGTGAAGCAGTGGACCGATGTGCACGGGAGCGATCAGGCCGCCGACGTGAGTGACACCGTGGCCGGGTATCCGCATCAGGTCTTCCGGGACGGGGGCGGGCGTGCGGTCGTGGAGACGTACAGCGTCACCGGGATGGGGCACGGGCAGCCCGTCGACCCGGGGAGCGGGAGCGAGCAGTGCGGGACCGCCGGGGCGTATGTCCTCGACGTGAACCTGTGCGCCGCGTACCGGATGGGACGGGCCTGGGGACTGGGGTGA